A window of Solea solea chromosome 18, fSolSol10.1, whole genome shotgun sequence contains these coding sequences:
- the nusap1 gene encoding nucleolar and spindle-associated protein 1 gives MDDVDSMKYAELQKLAKELGLKANLKADKLLKLIKQHYQRETNKEEQHEQGQEKDEAAVQEEGKAEEDSAEENTAEAVPSTAVFVNTRRGRGNGTKRKISDTECDTKLTVTAVEDVTEVEASAPSHGARGAKKRKVTAVKDSTDNETESPEEPQQQEADVKDTAVTKAGKIPRHQGLLQKKRQLKPVTPNFKKLHEAHFNKMESIDSYVQRKSKKMETCRASAKELKKLPEKSKQQQLIGKSQAKANQSRASMFSPISASKKPADDIRRHTLLSATKAPANNAAGKEDAPFRPSVLSTRRINVRFSEATHDNEYKRSLMKTPARMSPCVTSSTPKKQTTAAAKPDKPSTFSATKTPGPFVFTGNTSTSTTPGTQKTNFDLKASLSRPLTYKPHAGKLKPFGDTKENPTVATNKSLIANSHQKNYKQHQVETREDRREKHTANRKQKKENMLGARRGLVMM, from the exons ATGGACGACGTGGACTCAATGAAATatgcagagctgcagaaacTCGCCAAGGAGCTCGGACTTAAAGCAAACTTGAAG GCGGATAAACTCTTGAAACTGATCAAGCAGCATTATCAACgagagacaaacaaagaggAGCAACACGAGCAG GGACAAGAGAAGGATGAAGCTGCTGTGCAGGAGGAGGGAAAAGCAGAAGAGGACAGTGCTGAGGAAAATACTGCTGAGGCAGTTCCCAGCACCGCTGTGTTTGTGAACACGCGCCGAGGCAGAGGAAACGGTACCAAGAGAAAGATCTCTGATACCGAGTGTGACACCAAGTTAACAGTAACTGCCGTAGAG GATGTCACTGAGGTGGAAGCATCTGCTCCATCCCACGGAGCTCGAGGTGCAAAGAAGAGGAAAGTGACTGCCGTCAAAGATTCCACGGACAATGAAACCGAGTCTCCTGAAGaaccacagcagcaggaagcCGACGTGAAGGATACAG CTGTAACCAAAGCTGGTAAAATTCCCCGTCACCAAGGCCTGCTGCAGAAGAAGAGGCAGTTGAAGCCTGTCACTCCAA ACTTCAAAAAACTCCACGAGGCACATTTTAACAAGATGGAGTCCATTGACTCTTATGTCCAGAGGAAGAGCAAGAAGATGGAGACCTGCAGAGCTTCGGCCAAAGAACTGAAG aaGCTTCCAGAAAAATCTAAACAGCAGCAACTCATTGGCAAATCTCAGGCC AAGGCAAACCAGAGTCGCGCGTCCATGTTCAGTCCCATTTCGGCCAGTAAGAAACCAGCCGATGACATACGCAGACACACTTTGCTCTCGGCCACGAAAGCTCCCGCAAACAACGCTGCTGGGAAGGAAGACGCTCCGTTCAGACCGTCTGTCCTCTCCACACGCAGGATCAACGTCCG GTTTTCAGAGGCCACTCATGACAATGAGTATAAGAGGTCGTTGATGAAGACGCCTGCTCGTATGTCGCCCTGCGTGACCTCGAGTACTCCAAAAAAACAGACCACAGCTGCGGCGAAGCCCGACAAACCCTCAACTTTCTCCGCCACAAAAACTCCAG GGCCTTTTGTTTTCACCGGCAACACAAGCACTTCCACAACACCCGGAACACAGAAGACCAACTTTGACCTGAAGGCGAGTCTGTCTCGTCCCCTCACCTACAAACCTCATGCAG GGAAACTGAAGCCATTCGGTGATACTAAAGAAAACCCAACAGTGGCGACAAACAAGTCCCTGATCGCTAACTCGCATCAGAAAAACTATAAACAGCATCAAGTCGAAACAAG GGAGGACAGGAGGGAAAAGCACACGGCCAACCGGaagcagaaaaaagagaatatgCTCGGGGCGAGAAGAGGCCTCGTCATGATGTGA
- the oip5 gene encoding protein Mis18-beta, with the protein MKSLDSIVCLRTTNDVVISNEVELGHKGEIAKCIYSSLKCGGCDSAVGIVIHSAPSRLAAIRSLFLLNKANITCYILGSQSVVKVSSLSFDVKPLGPSMNMARKHFTAHLEQMTQIKRRLDNSSVNSSSDR; encoded by the exons ATGAAGAGTTTGGACTCCATCGTGTGTCTAA gAACAACCaatgatgttgtcatcagtaatGAAGTGGAGTTAGGACATAAAGGGGAAATAGCCAAATG cATCTACAGTTCTCTAAAATGCGGTGGCTGTGACTCTGCTGTGGGCATAGTAATTCACTCCGCTCCATCTCGTCTGGCCGCGATTCgctccctctttctcctcaaCAAAGCAAACATCACTTG CTACATCCTTGGTAGCCAATCAGTGGTGAAAGTGTCTTCACTCTCATTTGACGTGAAGCCACTCGGACCAAGTATGAACATG GCGAGGAAGCATTTTACGGCACATTTGGAGCAGATGACACAAATAAAGAGGAGACTGGATAACAGCAGCGTGAACAGTTCATCGGACAGATAA